One Micromonospora sp. WMMD1120 genomic region harbors:
- a CDS encoding transporter, giving the protein MIWLTWRQHRKQAFYTVLALAVLAAVLVPIGVAMRSTFADLDLATCVRQLSDTNVTQEVRSDCEAGFQRFSSQYGSLNLVAVLLITLPVLVGLFWGAPLVAREVEQGTHRFVWTQGVGRVRWALVKFGLVGAAVVALAAVYGLGISWWVAPLTDAAREGRLGLIVFDLQGIVPIGYTLFAVALGIFAGTIWKRMLPAMGITLAGFIGVRAAVELLLRPHYQPARTLTFPIEGKGIEDIGRGDWILTQGVRNPDGTMIAEDTRIQCPPGGKGPDGRACGAELGLEPGAYNWQLYQPADRFWLFQSIETGIFVALALLLLYLAVRRVRRIA; this is encoded by the coding sequence ATGATCTGGCTGACCTGGCGGCAACACCGCAAGCAGGCGTTCTACACGGTGCTGGCGCTCGCGGTGCTGGCCGCGGTGCTGGTGCCGATCGGCGTGGCGATGCGGAGCACCTTCGCCGACCTGGATCTGGCCACCTGTGTGCGCCAGCTCAGCGACACCAACGTGACGCAGGAGGTCCGGAGCGACTGCGAGGCGGGCTTCCAGCGCTTCAGCAGCCAGTACGGCAGCCTGAACCTGGTGGCCGTCCTGCTGATCACACTGCCGGTGCTGGTCGGCCTGTTCTGGGGCGCGCCGCTCGTCGCCCGCGAGGTGGAGCAGGGCACCCACCGGTTCGTCTGGACCCAGGGCGTCGGCCGGGTCCGTTGGGCACTGGTGAAGTTCGGTCTGGTCGGCGCGGCCGTCGTGGCCCTGGCGGCGGTCTACGGGCTGGGCATCTCGTGGTGGGTCGCACCGCTGACCGACGCCGCCCGGGAAGGCCGGCTCGGTCTGATCGTCTTCGACCTCCAGGGCATCGTCCCGATCGGCTACACCCTCTTCGCCGTGGCGCTGGGCATCTTCGCCGGCACCATCTGGAAGCGGATGCTGCCCGCCATGGGCATCACCCTCGCCGGGTTCATCGGCGTACGGGCGGCGGTGGAGCTCCTGCTCCGGCCGCACTACCAGCCGGCGCGCACGCTGACCTTCCCGATCGAGGGCAAGGGGATCGAGGACATCGGGCGGGGCGACTGGATTCTCACCCAGGGGGTCCGTAACCCGGACGGGACCATGATCGCGGAGGACACCCGGATCCAGTGCCCGCCCGGAGGAAAGGGGCCGGACGGTCGCGCCTGCGGGGCCGAGCTGGGTCTCGAACCGGGTGCGTACAACTGGCAGCTCTACCAGCCGGCGGACCGGTTCTGGCTGTTCCAGAGCATCGAGACGGGCATCTTCGTCGCTCTCGCCCTGCTCCTGCTCTACCTGGCGGTGCGCCGGGTCCGCCGGATCGCCTAG
- a CDS encoding ABC transporter ATP-binding protein, whose amino-acid sequence MDMVLEADRLGKRYGSTWALRDCSLHVPAGRIAALVGPNGAGKSTLLHLAVGLLKPDAGTVRVFGRSPYGDTEGLADIGFVAQDTPLYRDFTAAELVGGGARLNRRWDGTLARTRLAQLGIPPDRPVGKLSGGQRAQVALALALAKQPRLLLLDEPVASLDPLARREFLQSLMGSVADSGTTVLLSSHLLADLERVCDYLIVLNSAQVQLTGAVDDLVAAHHQLVGPRHDGGVIGGVAAVVRASHTDRQSTLLVRTDGPVTDPAWTIRDVSLEDIVLAYLAERDTQARHSEWGVAA is encoded by the coding sequence ATGGACATGGTCTTGGAGGCAGACCGGTTGGGCAAACGGTACGGCAGCACGTGGGCCCTACGGGACTGCTCGCTGCACGTGCCGGCCGGCCGGATCGCCGCGCTGGTCGGCCCCAACGGCGCGGGCAAGAGCACGCTGCTGCACCTGGCGGTGGGGCTGCTCAAGCCCGACGCGGGCACGGTGCGGGTGTTCGGCCGATCGCCGTACGGCGACACGGAGGGCCTGGCCGACATCGGCTTCGTCGCCCAGGACACCCCGCTGTACCGGGATTTCACGGCGGCCGAACTGGTCGGCGGCGGCGCCAGGCTGAACCGGCGGTGGGACGGGACGCTGGCGCGTACCCGGCTGGCACAGCTCGGCATCCCACCGGACCGGCCGGTGGGCAAGCTCTCCGGCGGGCAACGCGCCCAGGTGGCGCTCGCCCTGGCGCTGGCCAAGCAACCCCGGTTGCTGCTGCTCGACGAGCCGGTCGCCAGCCTCGACCCGCTCGCCCGGCGGGAGTTCCTCCAGTCGCTGATGGGCAGCGTGGCCGACTCGGGAACGACGGTGCTGCTCTCCTCGCACCTGCTGGCCGACCTGGAACGGGTCTGCGACTACCTGATCGTGCTCAACTCCGCCCAGGTGCAGCTCACCGGCGCTGTCGACGACCTGGTGGCCGCGCATCACCAACTCGTCGGTCCCCGGCACGACGGCGGCGTCATCGGGGGCGTCGCCGCCGTGGTCCGGGCCAGCCACACCGACCGGCAGTCCACGCTGCTGGTCCGTACCGACGGCCCGGTCACCGACCCGGCCTGGACGATCCGCGACGTCAGCCTGGAGGACATCGTCCTGGCCTACCTCGCCGAACGCGACACGCAGGCCCGGCACAGCGAGTGGGGGGTGGCGGCATGA
- a CDS encoding GntR family transcriptional regulator, with protein MIEFVLDSRSKVNTYVQLVQQVKQALRVGLLAPGDQLPKVRDVAQSLAINPNTVLKAYRELEIEGLVGGRPGVGTFVQRTLAGASLPNQAELRDDLVAWLHRAQAAGLTAEDVIALVETTLRATLAADTPQNEPA; from the coding sequence GTGATCGAGTTCGTACTGGACAGCCGGTCGAAGGTGAACACCTACGTGCAGCTCGTGCAGCAGGTGAAGCAGGCCCTGCGGGTCGGCCTGCTGGCGCCGGGCGACCAGTTGCCGAAGGTTCGCGACGTCGCGCAGTCCCTGGCGATCAACCCCAACACGGTGCTCAAGGCGTACCGGGAGTTGGAGATCGAGGGTCTGGTCGGCGGCCGACCCGGGGTGGGCACCTTCGTCCAGCGCACCCTGGCCGGCGCGTCCCTGCCCAACCAGGCCGAGCTGCGCGACGACCTGGTCGCCTGGCTGCACCGGGCGCAGGCGGCGGGCCTCACGGCCGAGGACGTCATCGCCCTGGTGGAGACGACCCTGCGGGCCACCCTGGCCGCCGACACCCCGCAGAACGAACCCGCGTGA
- a CDS encoding Nramp family divalent metal transporter yields the protein MVTNEVTTSRATPLQVARARGRVRGRLILLGPAFVAAVAYVDPGNFATNSAAGARYGYLLVWVVVVANLMAMLVQTLTAKLGLATGRSLPELCRERLPRPVNRVMWVQAELVAMATDLAEVIGGAVALYLLFGIPLLPGGIIIGATAFAVLALRSRGFRAFEIAIAVGLGVIVLAFAANLLAAGSDPGSAVAGLVPRLQGTDSVLLAAGILGATVMPHVIYVHSALTRDRIPATTDTERRTLFRGQRADVLLALSAAGAVNLAMLLIAAASFRGGGPGGADSLEGVHAGLGQTIGTAAAFGFAVALLVSGLASTSVGTYAGEVIMQGFLRRRIPLLLRRLVTVLPALAVLAIGLDPTRALVLSQVILSFGIPFALIPVVAFTRRRDLMGNLVNHPLTTAAASAVAVLVVALNAFLLWQVATG from the coding sequence ATGGTCACCAACGAAGTGACGACGTCGAGGGCGACGCCGCTACAGGTCGCCCGCGCCCGGGGTCGCGTACGCGGCCGGCTGATCCTGCTCGGCCCGGCCTTCGTCGCCGCCGTCGCCTACGTCGACCCGGGCAACTTCGCCACCAACTCCGCCGCTGGCGCCCGCTACGGCTATCTGCTGGTCTGGGTCGTGGTGGTGGCCAACCTGATGGCGATGCTGGTGCAGACACTCACCGCGAAGCTGGGACTGGCCACCGGTCGCAGCCTGCCGGAGCTGTGCCGGGAGCGACTGCCCCGGCCGGTGAACCGGGTGATGTGGGTGCAGGCCGAACTGGTCGCCATGGCCACCGACCTGGCCGAGGTGATCGGCGGCGCGGTCGCCCTGTACCTGTTGTTCGGCATCCCCCTGCTGCCCGGCGGGATCATCATCGGCGCCACCGCGTTCGCCGTGCTCGCCCTGCGCTCCCGCGGATTCCGCGCCTTCGAGATCGCCATCGCCGTGGGGCTCGGCGTCATCGTGCTGGCCTTCGCGGCGAACCTGCTCGCCGCCGGCTCCGACCCCGGCTCCGCGGTGGCCGGCCTGGTGCCCCGGCTCCAGGGCACCGACAGCGTGCTGCTCGCCGCCGGAATCCTCGGCGCCACCGTCATGCCGCACGTCATCTACGTGCACTCCGCGCTGACCCGCGACCGCATTCCCGCCACCACCGACACCGAACGCCGTACGCTCTTTCGCGGTCAGCGGGCCGACGTGCTGCTCGCGCTGAGCGCCGCCGGGGCGGTGAACCTCGCCATGCTGCTGATCGCGGCGGCCAGCTTCCGGGGCGGCGGACCGGGCGGCGCGGACAGCCTGGAGGGCGTGCACGCCGGGCTCGGCCAGACCATCGGCACCGCGGCCGCCTTCGGCTTCGCCGTCGCGCTGCTGGTGTCCGGACTCGCCTCCACCAGCGTCGGCACTTACGCCGGCGAGGTGATCATGCAGGGCTTCCTGCGGCGGCGGATACCGCTGCTGCTGCGCCGGCTGGTCACAGTGCTTCCCGCGCTGGCGGTGCTCGCCATCGGCCTCGACCCGACGCGGGCGCTGGTGCTGTCCCAGGTCATCCTCAGCTTCGGCATCCCGTTCGCGCTGATCCCGGTGGTCGCCTTCACCCGCCGGCGGGACCTGATGGGCAACCTGGTCAACCACCCGCTCACCACCGCCGCCGCGTCGGCGGTGGCCGTGCTGGTGGTCGCGCTCAACGCCTTCCTGCTCTGGCAGGTCGCCACCGGCTGA
- a CDS encoding sugar-binding protein: MRKFFGTSVVAVSAAAMLALAGCGSGRDGDSGSSGGGDAKGFAANSLIGVALPAKTSENWVLAGDLFTNGLKEAGFQADVQYAGASTTVADQQAQITAMTTKGAKVIVIGATDAAQLSTQVAAAHAAGAKVIAYDRLITNTPDLDYYVAFDNFKVGQLQGQALLDGMKAKKPNGPYNIELFSGSPDDNNAGVFFNGAMDVLKPEIDKGNVVVASGQKDVKQTAIQGWKAEGAQARMDQLLTSTYGNKELDGVLSPNDTLARAILTSVKGAGKPIPVVTGQDSEVESVKSIVKGEQYMTINKDTRNLVKETINMVKALQAGNTPQVNDTKSYNNGSKVVDTFLLPPVAVTKANVVEAYANDPKLAPLTK; this comes from the coding sequence ATGCGTAAATTCTTCGGCACGTCGGTGGTCGCCGTGAGCGCCGCCGCGATGCTGGCCCTCGCGGGCTGCGGCTCCGGCCGTGACGGCGACTCCGGCAGCTCCGGTGGCGGCGACGCCAAGGGCTTCGCGGCGAACTCGCTGATCGGCGTGGCCCTCCCGGCCAAGACCTCCGAGAACTGGGTCCTCGCCGGTGACCTGTTCACCAACGGGCTCAAGGAGGCCGGTTTCCAGGCTGACGTGCAGTACGCCGGCGCGTCGACCACTGTCGCCGACCAGCAGGCCCAGATCACCGCCATGACCACCAAGGGCGCCAAGGTCATCGTCATCGGCGCGACCGACGCCGCGCAGCTGTCGACCCAGGTCGCCGCGGCGCACGCCGCCGGCGCCAAGGTGATCGCGTACGACCGCCTCATCACCAACACGCCGGACCTCGACTACTACGTCGCGTTCGACAACTTCAAGGTCGGCCAGCTCCAGGGCCAGGCCCTGCTGGACGGCATGAAGGCCAAGAAGCCGAACGGCCCGTACAACATCGAGCTGTTCTCCGGCTCGCCGGACGACAACAACGCCGGTGTCTTCTTCAACGGCGCGATGGACGTGCTCAAGCCGGAGATCGACAAGGGCAACGTCGTCGTCGCCTCGGGCCAGAAGGACGTCAAGCAGACCGCCATCCAGGGCTGGAAGGCCGAGGGTGCGCAGGCCCGCATGGACCAGCTGCTCACCTCGACCTACGGCAACAAGGAGCTGGACGGCGTCCTCTCCCCGAACGACACCCTGGCCCGCGCGATCCTGACCTCGGTCAAGGGCGCCGGCAAGCCGATCCCGGTGGTCACCGGTCAGGACTCCGAGGTGGAGTCGGTCAAGTCGATCGTCAAGGGCGAGCAGTACATGACGATCAACAAGGACACCCGCAACCTGGTGAAGGAGACCATCAACATGGTCAAGGCTCTCCAGGCCGGTAACACCCCGCAGGTGAACGACACCAAGTCCTACAACAACGGCAGCAAGGTCGTCGACACGTTCCTGCTCCCGCCGGTGGCCGTCACCAAGGCCAACGTGGTCGAGGCGTACGCCAACGACCCGAAGCTCGCGCCGCTCACCAAGTAA
- a CDS encoding M64 family metallopeptidase codes for MALLAAGLTVGAPAGAAPASSAAPATVVPIQVTGDPTQRFNLVLLGDGYTEADLPTFRSHVDRHLNTLWTIEPFKSYRSYFNVYAVEIVSPESGVDCDPDLSAPRRDTALGMGFWGGCNPASVQRLLTVDGVAANAYADLAVGTNPGNRQLIALANSGTYGGAGGSNATASGGNALSALISPHELGHSLGGLQDEYDYYGRGIPGDTYEGPEPDSAHHTVLTERQMRDTRAKWWRWLGEPSEAGGTIGRYEGGLYLRRGVWRPSRHSMMKSLGFYFDQVGRERMTERIAGRVAILAGGTATDQAVGADRLLWVDTLHPVSHALTVTWAVDGRTVPRTGNARHLDLRTLRLTPGRHTVTATVTDPTDFVRDPAVRGSAALTQTRTWTVDTGVRTPPEATPLAITGSTATDRPVGAQDVVYVRTSQPTDRAPRVRWSLDGRPVADTGSDRDVDLAALRLSRGAHRLTARVEDRATREVVTRTWTVDATGPDVDYSLSEPLLTVTRPGRPVEYVFNGPFTMGLTGTDDTAGRVTSEFRLDGDGWHNYYGWPTDARSPFLFTATGTDVDGLVYGNLGSGGLSVSPFAERSPGYGRHTIEYRGIDAVGNIGASRAFVATVLPPPPTCTSVVTGRHTGPLTVTTGVTCLRAASVQGPVTVAPGAALVAEGSSIAGSLTSSGASDVQLLRTEVRGAVALTGTTGGVTLVGARVSGALALTGSTSAPTVAGGEAGALSCSGGPAPVDLGAPLTVRGATAASCRAGAHPAA; via the coding sequence GTGGCTCTCCTCGCGGCCGGGCTCACGGTCGGCGCACCGGCCGGCGCGGCACCGGCGAGCAGCGCGGCCCCGGCCACAGTGGTGCCGATCCAGGTGACCGGCGACCCCACGCAGCGCTTCAACCTGGTCCTGCTCGGCGACGGCTACACCGAGGCCGACCTGCCGACCTTCCGCTCGCACGTGGACCGGCACCTGAACACCCTCTGGACGATCGAGCCGTTCAAGTCCTACCGCAGCTACTTCAACGTCTACGCCGTCGAGATCGTCTCCCCGGAGTCCGGCGTGGACTGCGACCCCGACCTGTCCGCGCCGCGCCGGGACACCGCGCTGGGCATGGGCTTCTGGGGCGGGTGCAACCCGGCCAGCGTGCAACGGCTGCTCACCGTCGACGGTGTGGCCGCGAACGCGTACGCCGACCTGGCCGTCGGCACCAACCCGGGTAACCGGCAGCTGATCGCCCTGGCCAACAGCGGCACCTACGGCGGGGCGGGCGGCAGCAACGCCACCGCCTCCGGCGGCAACGCGCTCTCCGCGCTGATCAGCCCGCACGAGCTGGGCCACTCGCTGGGCGGCCTGCAGGACGAGTACGACTACTACGGCCGTGGGATTCCCGGCGACACCTACGAGGGGCCGGAACCGGACTCGGCGCACCACACGGTGCTGACCGAGCGGCAGATGCGCGACACGCGGGCCAAGTGGTGGCGCTGGCTGGGCGAGCCCAGCGAGGCGGGCGGCACGATCGGCCGCTACGAGGGTGGTCTCTACCTGCGACGCGGGGTGTGGCGGCCGAGCCGGCACTCGATGATGAAGTCCCTCGGCTTCTACTTCGACCAGGTCGGCCGGGAGCGGATGACCGAGCGCATCGCCGGCCGGGTCGCCATCCTGGCCGGCGGCACGGCCACTGACCAGGCGGTCGGAGCGGACCGGCTGCTCTGGGTGGACACCCTGCACCCGGTGAGCCACGCGCTGACGGTGACCTGGGCGGTGGACGGCCGGACGGTGCCGCGTACCGGCAACGCCCGGCACCTGGACCTGCGGACCCTGCGGCTGACTCCCGGCCGGCACACCGTCACCGCCACCGTCACCGACCCGACCGACTTCGTCCGCGACCCGGCGGTCCGCGGCTCGGCGGCGCTGACCCAGACCCGCACGTGGACGGTGGACACCGGGGTGCGGACGCCGCCGGAGGCGACGCCGCTCGCGATCACCGGGTCCACCGCGACCGACCGGCCGGTCGGCGCGCAGGACGTGGTGTACGTGCGGACCAGCCAGCCCACCGACCGGGCGCCACGGGTGCGCTGGTCACTCGACGGCCGCCCGGTGGCCGACACCGGCAGCGACCGGGACGTGGACCTCGCCGCCCTGCGGCTGTCCCGGGGCGCCCACCGGTTGACCGCCCGGGTCGAGGACCGGGCGACCCGGGAGGTCGTGACCCGCACCTGGACCGTCGACGCCACCGGACCCGACGTCGACTACTCCCTCTCCGAGCCGCTGCTCACCGTCACCCGACCGGGCCGTCCCGTCGAGTACGTCTTCAACGGCCCGTTCACCATGGGGTTGACCGGCACCGACGACACCGCCGGTCGGGTCACCTCGGAGTTCCGCCTCGACGGCGACGGCTGGCACAACTACTACGGCTGGCCCACCGACGCCCGGTCGCCGTTCCTGTTCACCGCCACCGGCACGGACGTGGACGGCCTGGTCTACGGCAACCTCGGCTCGGGTGGCCTGTCGGTGTCCCCGTTCGCGGAGCGCTCCCCCGGGTACGGCCGGCACACCATCGAATACCGGGGCATCGACGCGGTGGGCAACATCGGGGCGTCCCGCGCGTTCGTGGCCACCGTGCTCCCGCCACCACCGACCTGCACCTCTGTGGTCACCGGTCGGCACACCGGCCCACTGACTGTCACCACCGGCGTCACCTGCCTACGGGCGGCCAGCGTGCAGGGCCCGGTCACCGTCGCGCCCGGCGCGGCTCTGGTCGCCGAGGGGTCCTCGATCGCCGGCAGCCTGACCTCGTCGGGCGCGTCCGACGTGCAGCTCCTGCGCACCGAGGTACGCGGGGCGGTGGCGCTGACCGGCACCACCGGCGGCGTCACGCTGGTGGGGGCACGGGTGTCCGGGGCGCTGGCGCTGACCGGCAGCACGTCGGCACCCACCGTCGCGGGCGGCGAGGCGGGCGCGCTGAGCTGCTCGGGTGGCCCGGCTCCGGTGGATCTCGGGGCTCCGCTGACGGTGCGGGGGGCGACCGCGGCGTCCTGCCGGGCCGGCGCGCACCCGGCCGCCTGA
- a CDS encoding ROK family transcriptional regulator, producing MPSLPGASQEEIRRQNLGAVLRYAHLHGPTSRAELTSRLGLNRSTIGALAADLVASGLVTEETPTTARRAGRPSLVVSPRSDRVYAHALSIDADRLRAARVGLGGQILDRREIPRPSGMSAIDAVGPLAGLVRDMERFVASDALLVGGAAAVTDTTRDPDGRIRIASLDEALGPALEAEFSAGPGFVVGDLADIAGLAEHVRGVAVGVDDAIYLHGDLGISAGIIVGGRLMVGHRGHSGKVGHMVVKPNGLPCGCGSRGCWETEISEAALLRHAGRDPSDRAAVAEVLRAAADGDRTAREAVEQVADWLGFGVANLVNVVNPDAVVFGGSLRDIFTAGADTVRRRLDSMPLPGSREHLRLRAAALGRDAVLIGAAELAFDKLLADPLNVGVAGPAD from the coding sequence CTGCCGTCGCTGCCCGGCGCGAGCCAGGAGGAGATCCGACGGCAGAACCTCGGCGCCGTGCTGCGCTACGCGCACCTGCACGGGCCGACGTCCCGGGCCGAGCTGACCAGCCGCCTCGGTCTCAACCGGAGCACCATCGGCGCCCTCGCCGCCGACCTGGTCGCCAGCGGCCTGGTCACCGAGGAGACGCCGACCACCGCCCGCCGCGCCGGCAGACCGTCGCTGGTGGTCAGCCCCCGCTCCGACCGGGTGTACGCGCACGCGCTGAGCATCGACGCGGACCGGCTGCGAGCCGCCCGGGTCGGCCTCGGCGGGCAGATCCTGGATCGGCGGGAGATCCCGCGTCCCAGTGGCATGTCCGCCATCGACGCCGTCGGGCCCCTCGCCGGCCTGGTCCGGGACATGGAGCGCTTCGTCGCCAGCGACGCGCTGCTGGTCGGCGGGGCCGCCGCTGTCACCGACACCACCCGTGACCCGGACGGGCGGATCCGGATCGCCAGCCTCGACGAGGCGCTCGGCCCCGCGCTGGAGGCGGAGTTCAGCGCCGGCCCCGGCTTCGTGGTCGGTGACCTGGCCGACATCGCCGGTCTCGCCGAGCATGTCCGCGGCGTGGCGGTGGGCGTCGACGACGCCATCTACCTGCACGGCGACCTGGGTATCAGCGCCGGCATCATCGTCGGCGGCCGACTGATGGTCGGTCACCGCGGACACAGCGGCAAGGTCGGCCACATGGTGGTCAAGCCGAACGGCCTGCCCTGCGGCTGCGGTTCGCGGGGCTGCTGGGAGACCGAGATATCCGAGGCGGCGCTGCTGCGGCACGCGGGTCGGGACCCGAGCGACCGTGCGGCGGTGGCCGAGGTGCTGCGTGCGGCGGCCGACGGCGACCGGACCGCCCGGGAGGCAGTCGAACAGGTCGCCGACTGGCTCGGCTTCGGCGTGGCGAACCTGGTCAACGTGGTCAACCCGGATGCCGTGGTCTTCGGTGGCTCACTGCGGGACATCTTCACCGCCGGGGCGGACACCGTCCGCCGCCGGCTGGACTCCATGCCGCTGCCGGGCTCCCGGGAGCACCTGCGGTTGCGCGCCGCCGCGCTCGGCCGCGACGCCGTCCTGATCGGCGCCGCCGAGCTGGCCTTCGACAAGCTGCTGGCCGACCCGCTCAACGTCGGCGTCGCCGGTCCGGCCGACTGA